A genomic segment from Spinacia oleracea cultivar Varoflay chromosome 3, BTI_SOV_V1, whole genome shotgun sequence encodes:
- the LOC110803105 gene encoding glycosyltransferase BC10-like → MVRNRGEREDLEKLALPAINHHHHNSNMKDTSFKIMRLVLCLVVFVTGIVIGLISGSRIDVFDNWYTNSGDNNRYAAAVPEKNISSSRSENCTVVIKQSSKCEKVDCLSLENLIHPKELIHGLSDQELFWKATMVPRIEGYPFKRIPKVAFMFLTRGPLPFLPLWERFFGGHEDYFSIYVHTLPGFILNVSPYSVFFGRQIPSQKVSWGDISLADAEKRLLANALLDVSNERFVLISESCIPVYNFQIVYKYLVDSVHSFVESYDDPSRYGRGRYSRRMGPNIKLHQWRKGSQWFEIKRALAIDIVSDYKYYDLFRKYCHPSCYPDEHYIPTYLNIFHPYLNANRTVTWVDWSLGGPHPASFGRENITEGFIQNIRNNGTECWYNSQRTPVCYLFARKFAPSALEPLLNISFKVLGF, encoded by the exons ATGGTGAGAAATAGAGGAGAAAGGGAGGATTTAGAGAAGTTAGCGTTACCAGCGATcaaccatcatcatcataattCTAATATGAAGGATACATCGTTCAAAATCATGAGGCTTGTATTATGTTTAGTAGTATTTGTTACAGGTATAGTTATAGGATTAATTTCAGGTTCACGTATTGATGTTTTTGATAATTGGTATACAAATTCAGGGGACAACAACCGCTACGCCGCCGCCGTGCCAGAGAAAAACATTAGTAGTAGTAGGAGTGAAAACTGCACTGTTGTTATCAAACAGTCCTCTAAATGTGAGAAAGTTGATTGCTTGAGTTTAGAGAATTTAATACACCCTAAAGAGTTGATTCATGGTTTATCTGATCAGGAATTGTTTTGGAAGGCAACAATGGTGCCTAGAATTGAAGGGTATCCTTTCAAGAGGATACCTAAAGTGGCCTTTATGTTCTTGACTAGGGGTCCTTTGCCATTTTTGCCTTTGTGGGAGAGGTTTTTTGGTGGGCATGAagattatttttctatttatgtGCATACTTTGCCTGGGTTTATACTAAATGTTTCACCTTACTCCGTCTTCTTCGGGCGCCAAATTCCTAGTCAG AAAGTTTCTTGGGGTGATATATCTTTAGCAGATGCTGAGAAGAGGCTTTTGGCCAATGCTCTCCTTGACGTTTCGAATGAGCGATTTGTGCTTATTTCTGAGAGCTGTATCCCAGTCTACAATTTCCAAATAGTGTACAAATACCTTGTGGACTCTGTACACAGTTTTGTGGAGTCATATGATGATCCATCCCGTTATGGTCGTGGTCGCTACAGCCGGAGAATGGGACCCAACATCAAACTCCATCAATGGAGAAAAGGATCTCAGTGGTTTGAGATTAAGCGAGCTTTGGCTATTGACATCGTATCAGATTACAAGTACTATGATCTTTTTAGGAAATACTGCCATCCATCTTGCTACCCCGATGAGCATTATATCCCTACTTACCTCAACATATTTCATCCGTACCTCAATGCCAACcgtactgtcacttgggtggaTTGGTCTTTGGGAGGACCTCATCCTGCGAGTTTTGGGAGAGAAAATATTACAGAAGGTTTCATACAGAATATCAGAAATAACGGGACAGAGTGTTGGTATAATTCTCAGAGAACACCTGTTTGTTACCTGTTTGCTCGAAAGTTCGCTCCAAGCGCCCTGGAGCCCTTGCTTAACATAAGTTTCAAGGTTCTGGGATTCTGA